A window of the Budorcas taxicolor isolate Tak-1 chromosome 10, Takin1.1, whole genome shotgun sequence genome harbors these coding sequences:
- the RIOX1 gene encoding ribosomal oxygenase 1 has translation MDGLRASAGLLRRGRLRRRRQQQPHSGSVLALPLRPRKIRRQLRRSVSSRMAALRAQTLQSEDLEDSRVESTVGEPGDPLAGGAAALSDATGREPHGQLGPAELLEASPASRSLQTPRALVEAQTPAARLVEAHTPPVRLSEASALPARLVPASGPSAPLVETSALLCSAQHTAAVPPPVAPATLSGPQGESTGEELPWDSPLQRILAELNRIPSSRRRAARLFEWLIAPMPPDHFYRRLWEREAVLVRRQDHSYYQGLFSTADLDSILRNEEVQFGQHLDAARYVNGRRETLNPPGRALPAAAWSLYRAGCSLRLLCPQAFSTTVWQFLAVLQEQFGSMAGSNVYLTPPNSQGFAPHYDDIEAFVLQLEGRKLWRVYRPRVPTEELALTSSPNFSQDDLGEPVLQTVLEPGDLLYFPRGFIHQAECQDGVHSLHLTLSTFQRNTWGDFLEAVLPLAVQAAMEENVEFRRGLPRDFMDYMGAQHSDSKDPRRTAFMEKVRVLVARLGHFAPVDAVADQRAKDFIHDSLPPVLTDRERALSVYGLPIRWEAGEPVNVGAQLTTETEVHMLQDGIARLVGEGGHLFLYYTVENSRVYHLEEPKCLEIYPQQADAMELLLRSYPEFVRVGDLPCDTVEDQLSLATMLYDKGLLLTKMPLT, from the coding sequence ATGGACGGGCTCAGGGCTAGCGCTGGGCTGCTGAGACGCGGGCGGTTGAGACGCCGGCGCCAGCAACAGCCACATAGCGGGTCGGTCCTGGCCCTGCCCCTGAGGCCCAGAAAGATCCGACGGCAGCTGAGGAGAAGTGTCTCGTCCCGAATGGCCGCGCTCAGGGCCCAGACGCTGCAGAGCGAGGACTTGGAGGACTCAAGGGTGGAGTCGACGGTCGGTGAACCCGGGGACCCGCTggcgggaggggcggcggcccttTCGGATGCGACCGGGCGGGAGCCGCACGGCCAGCTCGGGCCCGCGGAGCTGCTGGAGGCTTCGCCCGCGTCCCGCTCCCTGCAGACTCCCCGCGCCTTGGTGGAGGCGCAGACCCCGGCGGCACGCTTGGTGGAAGCTCACACCCCGCCGGTGCGCCTGTCGGAGGCGTCGGCGCTGCCCGCGCGCTTGGTGCCGGCTTCGGGGCCGTCCGCGCCCCTGGTGGAGACCTCGGCCCTGCTGTGCTCTGCCCAGCACACGGCGGCCGTCCCGCCGCCCGTGGCTCCTGCCACGCTGTCGGGGCCGCAGGGGGAAAGCACGGGCGAGGAGCTGCCCTGGGACTCCCCGCTGCAGCGCATCTTGGCCGAGCTGAACCGCATCCCTAGCAGCCGGCGACGGGCGGCGCGCCTCTTCGAGTGGCTCATTGCGCCCATGCCGCCGGACCATTTCTACCGGCGCCTGTGGGAGCGCGAGGCAGTGCTGGTGCGGCGGCAGGACCACAGCTACTACCAGGGTCTTTTCTCTACCGCCGACCTCGACTCCATACTGCGCAACGAGGAGGTGCAATTCGGGCAGCACCTGGACGCCGCGCGCTACGTCAATGGGCGGCGCGAGACCTTGAACCCTCCCGGCCGCGCCCTGCCCGCCGCCGCGTGGTCGTTGTACCGGGCCGGCTGCTCCCTGCGCCTCCTCTGTCCGCAGGCTTTCTCCACCACCGTGTGGCAGTTTTTGGCCGTGCTCCAGGAGCAGTTCGGAAGTATGGCAGGCTCCAACGTTTACCTTACTCCCCCCAACTCGCAGGGCTTTGCCCCCCACTACGACGACATCGAGGCTTTCGTGCTGCAGCTGGAAGGTAGGAAACTTTGGCGGGTCTACAGACCGCGGGTGCCGACCGAGGAACTGGCCCTGACGTCCAGCCCCAACTTCAGCCAGGACGACCTCGGAGAGCCGGTGCTGCAGACGGTGCTGGAACCTGGAGATTTGCTCTATTTCCCCCGAGGCTTCATTCACCAAGCCGAATGCCAGGATGGGGTGCACTCTCTGCACTTGACCTTGTCCACATTCCAGCGCAATACGTGGGGCGACTTCCTGGAGGCTGTACTGCCCCTGGCAGTGCAGGCCGCAATGGAGGAAAATGTGGAGTTTCGTAGGGGGCTGCCCCGAGACTTTATGGATTACATGGGGGCCCAGCATTCGGATTCTAAGGATCCGCGAAGAACCGCTTTCATGGAGAAGGTGCGGGTCCTGGTTGCCCGCTTGGGACACTTTGCCCCAGTTGATGCTGTGGCTGACCAGCGAGCCAAAGACTTCATCCACGATTCTCTGCCCCCTGTGTTGACTGACAGGGAGAGGGCACTAAGCGTTTATGGGCTCCCAATTCGCTGGGAGGCTGGAGAACCTGTAAACGTGGGAGCCCAGTTGACAACAGAAACAGAAGTGCACATGCTTCAGGATGGTATAGCTCGGCTGGTGGGTGAGGGGGgccatttgtttctttattacACAGTGGAGAACTCCCGAGTTTATCACCTGGAAGAGCCTAAGTGCTTGGAGATATACCCCCAGCAAGCTGATGCCATGGAACTCTTGCTTCGCTCCTACCCAGAGTTTGTGCGAGTAGGGGACTTGCCCTGTGACACTGTGGAGGACCAGCTTTCCTTGGCAACCATGTTATATGATAAGGGGCTGCTGCTCACCAAGATGCCTCTAACCTGA
- the HEATR4 gene encoding HEAT repeat-containing protein 4 — protein sequence MPGHAPRPSSGPGSLEGGICCETMTRTEKGKTILPHRFRQSLFPRLGWGMIFSSVKPRNKKECASVSGVPPVFHFSPQHCAYLKNKYLNNASANLTFSQEVVWQRGLPSVPYSQYSFDHLYDASGIIQPRQVRKARPEKKPVCLKVSDSPGPPTKVTSPAENTESYANLTKLKKSKPASAGQEASSPLSPHPSGELDMLDLSLAPEVNLEERETWLPPPEKEARAWEAVVLEKLNKRTARWIQSKRPPRPGVSASKWQSFLRQQYDWSHIRDELTSSSDLDLLKQLEEEETAEFEGRSVILPTQEEKKPELLVPVYYRLPNYLPQGQTAETMPGTNKTAEEIDEKGSVYKSPSQSLVRQVNPRAGKFAYSTDNTFEQEIYFDEVQIVHQIGAKRDQILLENLNRYIKQLSKVFPETPERWTSQPVPEPTCKPVKGAMHWTALPTPAKDLLLKVGEKDVSVKTRKLKKQAESLKENVSWELVVLRRMLQEWKMAWALIIEWHHKTVEGLLQSLVDIHDDVRIQAIVTCATAALERPRPAISQGDSDKETMKALPIQDLPEVLQPPLMAALCDKNANVRMAAAVCQYAIQSHNPLAQEIMQTVLLKGNTVDSWAAAQCLALEGAATYPVIKRILHQLFHKKNEDTEQQSCTLLHHLSGKTTLIHTMLAVELNSHQWKDRIVACRALSRIGGNVSLDMKHKLIQLMSSDWNKKVRQAAAQALGQMNLGKEVHDTIRIKLGQGNFQERVEALYLICGLKLMTAKLLPSFLNCFSDDFMAVRRAACLAAGALQIRDNMVLECLLNLIQGDPCWKIKAFAIRALGQIGCVSPQLTDLLLWAVHYEESPGVRLEACRSILALKLQGDRVRDTFLDVLLLENHEAVLKEIHHAMKILNLENEGNQEMLQEIRNRIQTLSQKELLIQKVFKIEAAVRKAKEEAKRVYVQPKEGQKPLKLHTFLQENFQGEEVSPRRRSDFYDTEAVIKPVRPCAPNPWSQSPVLGLNTRSRGRSSLVKDLRTAREKRIAMGPFGYDNQDL from the exons ATGCCTGGTCATGCCCCCAGGCCCTCCTCTGGACCCGGCAGCCTGGAAGGAGGCATTTGCTGCGAAACAATGACTagaacagaaaagggaaagaCCATTCTTCCACACCGTTTCCGTCAGTCACTCTTCCCACGGCTGGGATGGGGCATGATTTTCTCCAGTGtaaaaccaagaaacaaaaaggaatgtGCCTCCGTTTCCGGTGTGCCTCCAGTCTTCCACTTCAGCCCACAGCACTGTGCATACCTCAAGAACAAATACCTGAACAATGCCAGTGCAAACCTGACGTTTTCTCAGGAGGTGGTGTGGCAGCGAGGGCTGCCCAGCGTCCCTTACAGCCAGTACAGCTTTGACCATCTCTACGACGCCAGTGGCATCATTCAGCCTCGCCAGGTCAGGAAGGCCCGGCCTGAGAAGAAGCCCGTCTGCCTCAAGGTCTCGGATTCTCCAGGTCCCCCAACAAAGGTCACCTCCCCGGCTGAGAACACGGAAAGCTATGCCAATCTTACAAAACTGAAGAAGTCAAAGCCAGCTAGTGCAGGCCAGGAGGCATCTAGCCCCCTCAGTCCTCATCCAAGCGGGGAGCTGGACATGCTGGACCTGTCACTTGCTCCAGAAGTGAACCTGGAGGAGAGGGAAACCTGGCTTCCGCCTCCTGAGAAGGAGGCCAGAGCCTGGGAGGccgtggtgctggaaaaactgaacaAGCGCACTGCCCGATGGATCCAGAGCAAGCGTCCTCCAAGGCCAGGGGTGTCcgccagtaagtggcagagcttcTTGCGCCAGCAGTACGACTGGAGCCACATCCGCGATGAGCTCACTTCCTCCAGTGACCTGGACCTCTTGAAACAGCTGGAGGAAGAAGAGACGGCAGAATTTGAGGGTCGAAGTGTCATCCTGCCCACCCAGGAGGAAAAGAAGCCAGAGCTGCTGGTTCCCGTCTATTATCG ACTGCCAAATTACTTGCCGCAAGGGCAGACAGCTGAAACCATGCCTGGCACGAATAAGACAGCTGAGGAAATAGATGAAAAGGGGAGCGTCTACAAGTCCCCAAGCCAGAGCCTCGTTCGACAGGTGAATCCCCGAGCTGGAAAGTTTGCTTACTCCACAGACAACACCTTTGAACAGGAGATTTATTTCG ATGAAGTCCAGATCGTCCACCAGATTGGTGCAAAGAGAGACCAAATTCTCCTGGAAAATCTCAATCGGTACATCAAGCAGTTATCTAAGGTCTTCCCTGAAACCCCAGAAAGGTGGACTTCTCAGCCAGTTCCTGAACCAA CCTGCAAGCCTGTGAAAGGAGCCATGCACTGGACAGCTTTGCCCACACCGGCCAAGGATCTGCTGCTGAAGGTGGGTGAGAAGGACGTGTCTGTGAAGACCAGGAAACTGAAGAAGCAAGCAGAGTCACTGAAGGAGAATGTGTCTTGGGAACTGGTGGTCCTGCGAAGGATGCTGCAGGAATGGAAGATGGCCTGGGCTCTAA TCATCGAGTGGCACCATAAGACTGTCGAGGGCCTGCTGCAGAGCTTGGTGGACATCCATGATGACGTCCGGATCCAAGCCATCGTCACTTGTGCCACAGCTGCTTTAGAACGGCCCCGTCCTGCCATCAGTCAAGGGGACTCCG acaaggaaactatGAAAGCCTTACCTATTCAGGACTTGCCAGAGGTTCTACAGCCCCCGCTAATGGCTGCTCTTTGTGACAAGAATGCCAATGTGCGGATGGCCGCAGCAGTATGCCAATATGCCATACAGTCACATAATCCTCTTGCCCAGGAAATCATGCAGACTGTCCTTCTGAAGG GTAATACCGTGGACAGCTGGGCTGCAGCTCAGTGCCTGGCTCTGGAAGGTGCTGCCACTTACCCCGTGATTAAGAGGATCCTCCACCAGCTGTTTCATAAGAAGAATGAGGACACCGAGCAACAGTCTTGTACGCTCCTGCACCATCTCAGTGGAAAGACA ACCCTGATACATACCATGCTTGCTGTGGAGCTGAATAGCCATCAGTGGAAAGACCGCATTGTGGCCTGCCGGGCTCTCTCCCGCATCGGTGGAAATGTCAGTTTG GATATGAAACATAAGTTGATCCAGCTGATGTCGAGTGACTGGAATAAGAAAGTGAGACAAGCAGCTGCCCAAGCTCTGGGGCAAATGAACCTTGGAAAAGAGGTGCATGACACAATCAG AATCAAGCTGGGTCAAGGAAATTTCCAGGAGCGTGTGGAAGCCCTCTACCTGATTTGTGGGCTCAAGCTTATGACCGCCAAGCTTCTCCCAAGCTTTCTGAACTGCTTCTCTGATGACTTCATGGCAGTTCGGCGGGCAGCTTGTTTGGCAGCTGGTGCCCTGCAGATCCGTGATAATATG GTCCTTGAATGCCTTCTGAATCTGATACAGGGAGATCCCTGCTGGAAAATCAAGGCCTTTGCCATTCGAG CTTTGGGGCAAATTGGCTGCGTGAGTCCCCAGCTGACAGACCTCCTGCTCTGGGCTGTCCACTATGAAGAATCACCAGGTGTACGACTAGAGGCTTGCCGGAGCATCCTAGCCCTCAAACTTCAAGGAGACCGGGTCAGGGACACCTTCCTCGACGTGCTGCTCCTAGAGAACCATGAGGCTGTTCTGAA AGAAATTCACCATGCAATGAAGATACTCAACTTAGAAAATGAAGGAAACCAAGAAATGCTTCAGGAGATCAGGAACAGG ATTCAAACACTAAGCCAAAAGGAACTGTTGATACAGAAAGTATTCAAGATTGAGGCAGCCGTAAGAAAAGCGAAGGAGGAAGCAAAACGTGTTTATGTGCAACCCAAAGAAGGGCAAAAACCACTGAAGCTCCATACTTTTCTCCAAGAAAATTTTCAGG GTGAGGAGGTGTCTCCTAGAAGACGGTCTGACTTCTATGATACTGAGGCAGTCATAAAG CCTGTGAGGCCCTGCGCACCAAATCCCTGGTCACAGAGTCCAGTCCTGGGCCTAAACACAAGAAGCAGAGGTCGCTCATCACTTGTCAAAGATCTACGCACTGCCCGTGAAAAAAGAATTGCAATGGGACCATTTGGATATGACAACCAAGATCTCTAG